In the genome of Candidatus Saccharibacteria bacterium, one region contains:
- a CDS encoding ABC transporter ATP-binding protein: MNDSVINISNVSVNFDSFTALNDVSAQIPKGKITGIIGPSGAGKTTLIRSIVGRQKISDGSITIYDEPAGSASLRSQVSYKTQEVSAYYDLTVTQNLQYFARMMNLPRQQAKQQTQEFINTMSLQQQSKQLVGSLSGGQKQRVSLAIALIGKPKLLVLDEPTVGLDPLLRDELWIMFRNLAESGLTLLISSHVMDEAERCDDLLLIRHGKIVAHATPDNMKRQTNTKTIEESFLKLVRSNT; encoded by the coding sequence ATGAATGACTCAGTAATTAATATCAGTAATGTATCAGTTAACTTTGATTCATTCACGGCACTAAATGATGTTTCGGCTCAAATCCCAAAAGGCAAAATTACCGGCATTATTGGCCCGTCAGGAGCAGGCAAGACAACGCTCATCCGAAGCATAGTCGGTAGGCAAAAAATATCCGACGGATCGATAACTATATACGATGAGCCGGCGGGTTCGGCTAGCCTCAGGAGTCAAGTTAGTTATAAAACTCAAGAGGTCTCAGCCTATTATGACCTTACAGTCACCCAAAACCTGCAGTACTTTGCCCGTATGATGAACCTTCCAAGACAACAAGCTAAACAACAAACCCAAGAGTTTATTAATACCATGAGTCTACAGCAGCAGAGTAAGCAACTAGTTGGCAGTCTTTCCGGAGGGCAAAAACAACGGGTATCACTTGCCATTGCATTGATCGGCAAGCCAAAATTGCTGGTGCTCGACGAACCAACAGTCGGGCTTGACCCGTTACTACGCGACGAGCTTTGGATAATGTTTCGGAATCTGGCAGAAAGCGGGCTAACTCTACTTATTTCTAGCCATGTGATGGACGAAGCCGAGCGCTGTGACGACTTACTATTAATTAGACACGGTAAAATTGTCGCCCACGCTACTCCGGATAATATGAAACGTCAAACCAACACTAAGACAATAGAGGAAAGCTTTTTGAAACTTGTCAGGAGCAATACATGA
- a CDS encoding ABC transporter permease has translation MNPLRTLATTRRVLQQLRHDPRTMILVIGVPILLMTILKFLFDGQPHIYQMTAPLLLGIFPLFIMFLITSIATLRERTSGTLDRLMTQPISKLDFVFGYALAFSIVGLVQAAIVTIYTLTVLDVSVAGGLGLVLVTSFFAAFLGTALGLFVSAFARNEFQAVQLVMPILMPQVLLCGLFVPRDQMASGLERISNLLPLTYSVDAMREVAQHANWTADLTINLLVVLAFGIGVLLLGTVTIRRQEK, from the coding sequence ATGAACCCCTTACGAACACTCGCCACTACTAGACGCGTGCTCCAACAATTACGTCACGACCCGCGAACGATGATATTGGTGATTGGCGTGCCAATACTCCTCATGACTATACTAAAGTTTTTGTTTGATGGGCAGCCACATATCTATCAGATGACGGCTCCGCTGCTTCTTGGAATATTCCCGCTGTTTATTATGTTTTTAATTACGTCAATCGCAACACTGCGAGAACGTACATCGGGCACCCTGGACAGACTCATGACCCAACCTATCTCTAAACTGGATTTTGTGTTTGGTTATGCACTAGCGTTTTCTATTGTCGGGCTGGTTCAGGCAGCCATCGTAACTATTTACACTCTTACCGTACTGGACGTTAGCGTAGCTGGTGGACTAGGCCTGGTACTGGTAACCTCGTTTTTTGCCGCCTTTCTTGGAACCGCACTTGGTTTGTTTGTGAGTGCTTTTGCCCGCAACGAGTTCCAGGCAGTCCAGCTAGTAATGCCTATTTTGATGCCGCAAGTCTTGTTGTGCGGCCTGTTTGTGCCACGTGATCAAATGGCCAGCGGGCTAGAAAGGATTTCTAATTTATTGCCTTTGACGTATTCTGTTGATGCCATGCGGGAAGTTGCACAACACGCCAACTGGACAGCTGATCTAACCATTAACCTGCTAGTAGTGTTAGCTTTTGGAATCGGTGTACTACTACTCGGCACCGTTACTATACGCCGCCAAGAAAAATAG